Within the Chitinophagales bacterium genome, the region AGTTAGCATTTTCAAAACATTTTTTGATTCTATTTTTAAAGGTATATTTTTGAGCAAACCATAATAGTTAGATATAGCACTTTCAATGTTATTTTTATTTAAATCTTTTGGAATTTGGTCAATTATTCTATTCATTTCTTTGTTTTTTTAAATGTGCCACAACGGCCAAGTATAAGCGTAGTGCGGGATTTCGGAGCAATTCACTGTCCGCACAACATAAAGTTTAATAGGAGCGATAATGCTCAAATTTAGCACTTCAGCCCGCATTACGCTTATACAATGTTGTAGCCAGTGCTTTATATACTAGGTAATTTACTATTATTCCAATTAGAAATGCACCGGCTGTAGGTGTCAAGCTAGTCCAGAAACTATCTCCAAAATACTTATCTCCAAGTTTATCAACTGTTATCCACCATACAAAAGAAAATGCAGTTGAAATAATTATTGAAATTACCAATGAGGATTGATTGTGTTTGAATTTCAGTGTCTTTATAAGCATTGCAGGTCCAATCATACCCGCTAAGAGTGTAACAATATTTCTAGCAATTTTTTCAACAGACGGGTTTGGGATAAGAAGGGCAATACCTACTGTTAAAACACCTAATATCAATGTAATGTAAGCATTTGAGAGTTTGCTTTTCGGGAATAAATCTACTTTTATAGAGTTAGATGTTGAAATCAAGAAAGAATCAGCGGTAGATGAAATAACGGCAAACATACCAGTTATAATTATGGCGGCTGTGAATTCAGAGAAATTCTGCCTGGCAAACTCAGGTAAAGCAGTTTGTGCTTCAAGGTATGAACCAGAAAGTTCTGGCAAAAGCGTTCTAACAAAAACCCCAAAAAATGTAAGACCTAACCAAGTAAATTGAAGAAAAAATAAATAGGTAAACATTCCTTTTTTAACAATAGCAGGGCTTTTACCTGCAAAATACCTAATAATCACTTGTGGTTGTGATAAACCAAATCCAATACTAGCAAACGCCCAACCTAAGACAAAGCCCATCAAACTGAATGTCGTATAATTCGTTCGAATTTGCATGTAGCCAACAGAAACCTTGTTACTTTCATTGATAAAATTTGCAAATGAACCGTGTAATGTATAAGCCTTGATGAAGATTACAAAAATTAATACTGTAACAAAAACTGCTTGAAATATATCAGTATAAACTGAAGCCTTTAGGCCACCTTTAAAGCTATATAGTAGGACTACAAAACCCGAAATAAGTATTCCGAACTTTATACTAGATACATCAAAAAATGTAGCGAAGGTTATACCCGCAGCAATCCATTGCATGGCAGTATAAAAAGCAATCGCTGAGGTAACAATAATTATTACAAAAATCCGCAGGACCCTTGCCTTTATCAAGTCATTTGAAAGATAAGAAGCAATAGTATGCCCGCCGTTTTTCCTTGAAATAAGATTTAACTTATCAGGAAAAACTTGCCAATATAAAATATCACCTAAAAGCCAAGATAGTGGAAGAACCAATGCAGATAGCCCAAACATATAGCCAAGTGCTACAGCACCGGTGATAATAAATCCAGTATTTCCCGTAATTGCAGCACTAATAGCTACAAGGTATTTCCCAAATTGCCGATTATTTACAAAATAAGACTCATTATTATTTTCATCAACTGATCTTGCAGCTAGAGTACCAACAATTATTAAGACAATCGAGAAAATTGAAAAAACTAGAATTGAAGTCATGGCTAGAACTTTTTTGCAACTTCGATTAAATTATCCCAATAATTGTTCAACTCATTCATTCGTTCCTTATTAGAACCAAAAGATACAGATATCATTTTCCTCAAAGGAGTCAACTCTAATTCGCCATATAAGGAATTGTTTTCATCGTTATTGTCTACGAGGAGTACATCAATTTTACTTTCATTCAAATCCTGTATATCTCTTTCATAAACAAAATAGGTATTAACACCCAGCGTTTCCTTTTGATATGTCATTTCGGGTTTGCTATTCTTAAAATCATCATCAGTTTTAAATATCCATATTCTGGTTAACTCAACACCTCTTTCTATTGCTTCATTATTAGCTTTTTTATAGTCTTCTCCAAATTCATTAGTCCACCATTGCTCTACATTCACATAGCTTGTAGCCCTTATTTTTGAATTTGGACTAGCAACTTGAAATATTTCAATAACATCATTGTACATTTCACCCAACTCTGTTAGGTTATCTGTATTATATGTAATGGCTCCAGAACTTAACGTTTGCATATTATCTTGGTACCTATTGTGCTTTTGATTAAGAATCCTTTGAAAAAACTGGATATTCATATCTGATAAAGATTTCTTAGCTTCTATTTCATTTCTTGCTAACTCGATTGTACTGGGACTATTCTTAAATTCGCCATACAGATTGAGTAATTCTGCATTCTTATTAATAATCTCACGTTGATTTAGATGGGAAGTAACCAGTAAACCTATTAAAAGCCAAGCGGAGGTTATTCCCCAATCAACTTTCCTATTTTTCCCTTTTGATATCAAGGCAACTATTACAGCTAGTAATATCGAAATGCCTGTACCGATTATTTCGATTTGTGACATGAATTCAGTTTTTGATTATGTATATGGCTAAATTTCCTTTTTGCAACATCTCAAAATGTTTAAAGTGTGTTTGAATATTTCTTGTTAATCCATATTCCGTGTATCTATAAGATATTGCTGTTACAATTAAGTTCTTGGGAGTTAATTCAAGATGTTTGAATTTGATTACTTTACATGGACGAAAACCCATTTCAATTCTTTGATTCCTATATTTTGTCTCATATTTAAAGTCTTGTTTTTTGAAACCTAAAAGATTAAGTGCTAGCCAATTAAATTTTTCAGCATAGGTGTCTTTATATGGTGTTAAGATGCTCTCTAATTTGTCTTTGCTATAGAACTCAGTTATGATTATACTGAAATCATTGACTTGCATCAATTTATTTAGTAGGCTCAAAATGTAATTTGGTCTGTAGTTATTAAATGTCAAACCAATTTGAAAAATCCTAGTTATGTCATAGTCATTCTTTGGTAAAATATGTTCAGGTAGTTCTTCAAACAAGCAGTTAATACTATTGGAGACAATTCCATATTTTTTCATTTCATTCGCTGTGATTTCTAAGAAACTTTTGGAAATATCTACAGGGATATATTTGAGAGGTATTTTCCTCTTATTTGCTCCTTCTATTATCGGAATAGACTTTTTAGGTAAACCCGGGCCCAAGTCGTAAAATTCCAGCTTTATTAAGCTGTTAGGAAGAATGTTATTAACTTGTTCTTTAATAAGATTTACAATAGGATCATGTAGAGAATGAGCAAAATTATCCTTTTCGATCATCTCTATGTATGCCATAGCCTGTTCATGTTCTAAGTATAAGTGATAGGGTTGGTCAAACCAGATATACTCAGTCTCGGTTTTTGTATTCCAAGTTTTTTTACTTGAAAGGAAGTGATTAGCTAATTCGTCATTCATTATTAGTAATTGGTTATTTTCAGCATTGGCTACAACGTTTTGCGTATATGACTAGTGGCGGTTTTCGAAGCGCTTTCTTGTCGGCTTGCACCAAATTTACTTAAAAGCACAAAGCTTGAATTTACCACTTCCCCCGCCATTAGTTATATACGCTGTTGTGCCTTCGTGCTTTTTTATTTTTCGTCAGTCTGCCATCCATACTTCATTCACTTTTCCACTTGTGGAGTCAATTTTCACTGAAAGCCAATAAGTCCATGGTCCACTCATGTATTCAATTCCTGGGTCAACCGTGTAATGTAATATAACCTCTGTCTTTTGGTCTGGTTCGCCAAGCATTTCAAGTACTTCATTTTTGGTTTTCCCAATCAGTAAGCTGTCGCTAAGAAGATTGGCCGTCATTTTTCCTTTAGTCCGCATGTCTCCTGTTTGCCATTTTTCACTATTAAACTCAAGGTCATTTTTGTCAGACTGATTATTTGTCTGACACGATAGCATAGTCGTAACGATTAAGAGTGTTGCAAACAATTTCATTTTCTTACTCTTTTATACAATTTGTCAAATCTGTCCGACAGTTTAATGAATTCGTCTCCCCAACCATTTGATAAAGAAATTTCTTGAAATGTTGCGGTCGGTAAAAATCGATTTTTGAATTTGTCAAGCATTTCTAAATTACCACTTTTTAGTTCATTTAATTCTTTGTCAATTTCGTCTTGTAACTCGGTTGGGTTATCATAACCTGCCCAAATAACATCTGTTTCGTCCGTAATTTTCTCACGAACGATTTGAATGATGTCGATTATTGGTTGAAGTTCACTCATTTTAATGTTCTACTGTCGTTTTTGCATGAGGCACAACTTGTTTATACCCCTCACAAAACTTCCTATAGCTTACACATAAGATTGTTGTATAAACGCAAGTGGTGTCAGGGTTTATTTACTGTAAATTTACATTTTTTTATAAATCATCAAAAGGACTTTTTATTTTTTGTAAGCTTTTGGTACTTACATGGGTATATATTTCTGTTGTACGGCTGCTATTATGACCCAATAGCTCCTGTATGTAGCGTAAATCTGTGCCGCTCTCCAACAAATGTGTGGCAAAACTATGCCTCAACCAATGTAAGGTAACAGGTTTTGTGATTTTTGCTTTTTTTACTGCCTGTTTAAGTACATTCTCCAAACTTTTTTCACTGTACCGGTTCCCTTTGAACTGTCCCTCAAAAAGCCATTTTTCAGGCTTATATGCTTTAAAATATTCACGGAGCATGTGTAGTATCTTGAGCGACAAAGGCACAATGCGATCTTTTTTTCCTTTGCTTTGCCTTATAAGGACTATGTTTCTTTTACTGTCAATGTCATTTATTTTCATATTCAGCAGCTCACTTCTTCTTAGCCCGCAACTATATATTAAGCTGAGCATGGCTCGGTGCTTCAGGTTGCCTTGAGCTTCCAATATAATCTTCACTTCCTCTTTGCTCAGCACATTGGGCAGCTTCTTTTCCCGTCTTGGCCGGTGGATCAATGCGGCATCCATCAGTTTATTATCCACTATTTTAAAGAACAGCTTCACGCCATTTACCACCTGGTTTTGATAAGAAGCCGAGTATCCGTTTTTGAGGATATATTCATTGTTGAACTTGATAAAATCTGCATTGTCTATGTATTCTACTGGCTTGTTTATATGAAAGCGAAGAAAAGTATTGACAGCATCCGTATAGGTTTTAACGGTATTCTCGCTGTAGCGTTTTGATCTTAGATAAGCTTTGAAGGCACTGATTTTTTCCATTCTACCAGCATCCAGGTATGGTAATTCCTTAGGCTTATCAGGGCTTTTTTCTGTTTTTCTTTCTTTTAACAATTGCGTATAATCTATCCATGCTTCCTTTTTGAATGCCCTTAGCAATTGCCAGCTTATATCTTTGGAATAGGGCACATGCCAGCTTCTGTGTGTCCTGCTCCAGCGCAGGTCATTAAACAATTTTCTGAGTTTGCCTAAGATTTCTTCGTCCTTTTCAAACTCTATTTTTACCCTTTCCTTTCCCCTGTGTTTCACTGGGCTTAAAATTATCTTTTTCATCATTCCTGGGTTGATGTCATAAATAAAGATATGAAAAATACCATCTAAATATTGTCGTATTCAAAAACGCAAACCCGCGTGAGGGATAGAAGCGGCATCCTTTTGGGGCGGGGCATTAGTGTTGCGGGCTCTGAACCCGAAATATGCATTAGGAAATCTATTGTAGCATGAAATCACTTCAAAATCAGACACTTCGTTGCAGTTTTCAATTTCACCATAGCGATGCTATGCTAAAATTTCCAAACAGCCTGATTTTATTGTGCTTTCAAGCTTCATAACAAAGTCCCAATGCATAATTCGGGTTGGGAAAGCGACCAGCGGAAGCTCTTTCCAAAGCCCATTTGCAACACTTTACCATCGCCCCAAAAGATAGAGCGGATTAGCCCGGCCTGAAAGGCACGCCATTTTGATGAATTGATTTGCTGATTTTTTAATGTGCTAATGTGCTAATGTGCTGATTTGCTGATGGCTTGATGAATTTAGATGGCTTCTTTAAAAAAAGATTGGGGTACTGTTATTTATCTTAGTATCTGTGCCAGCTTTTTCCGAATTTTGCATTGCTTTATAGCAACTTTCCATTAGTGTTTAAAACTTAGTTTCCATTGGCATGAATGTCAAAAATCTTGTTATCACTGTGCTCCCGATTTTGCTTGTGCTTTGCTCTGCCGAATGGCTTTTCGCGCAGCAGAAATATACCATCAGCGGATATGTGAAAGAAGCGGCAACGGGGGAGAGTATGCTTGCTGTGAATGTAGTGGTTAAAGAATTGAACCAGGGCACCACAAGCAATGAGTTTGGTTTTTATTCGCTGAATTTACCGGAAGGCAATTATACGCTTGAGTTTTCATTTCTCGGATTTGAGCGCACAACAAAGCAGGTGGCCCTGAAAGAAAACACCAGGCTGAATGTGGAGCTGAATGATGCGGCCATAATGAAAGATGAAGTGGTGATTTCGGGTGAAAGACAGGATAAAAATGTGGAAAGTACGGAGATAAGTACGGTGGAATTGTCTATGAAAAGCGTGAAATCCATTCCTGCCTTGTTTGGCGAGGTGGATGTACTGAAGGCCATTCAGTTTTTACCGGGTGTGCAATCGGCAGGAGAGGGCAGCTCGGGATTTTATGTGCGCGGTGGTGGTCCCGATCAGAATTTGATTTTACTGGATCAGGCGGTGGTCTATAATACAGGACATTTATTTGGCTTTTTCTCGGTTTTCAATTCCGATGCGCTGAAGAATGTGAAATTGATAAAAGGTGGAATGCCGGCCCGCTATGGAGGGCGATTGTCATCGGTAGTGGACATTACTATGAAAGATGGCAACTCCAAAGAATACCAGGTGGAAGGGGGCATTGGTGTGATTGCGTCAAGGCTTACAGTGCAAGGACCGATTGTAAAAGACAAAGCGTCATTTATTGTTTCGGGCAGAAGGACCTATCTGGAAGCTTTTTACCCAATTTTAGACAAAATTAAAGGTGGGGATTTTTCAGGCAACAAGTATTTTTTTTACGACCTGAATGCCAAGGTCAATTATAAAGTATCGGACAAAGACCGCTTTTACCTCAGTGCCTATTTTGGAAAGGATGTGTTCAATTATGATTCGGGCGATGGGTTTTTTGACATCAATATTCCCTGGGGCAACAGAACGGCCACATTTCGCTGGAATCACCTGTTCAATTCCAAGCTTTTCATGAATTTATCGGCCATTTACAATGACTATCGCTTTGAGGTCAGTTCCGGTTTCAAGGATGTGCGATTTGACCTCTTTTCAGGAATTCGCGACCTGAGTGCCAAAATGGATTTTGACTATTCCCCCAATCCCAATCATTCTGTGAAGTTTGGTGTACTTTATACCCATCATGTTTTTACACCATACAGCGCTACAGGATTCGCAGGTGAAGCGCAGTTTCAAACCGATAGCCTGAGTCAGAAATACGCCCATGAGGTGGCTGCTTATCTGGAAGATGACATCAGTTTGCACAGCAGGTTTAAGGTGAATATTGGCCTGCGCGCTTCTATGTTTACTTTGGTAGGGCCGCTTAACCGTACTTATTACAATAATGAGACAGGAGAAATTATTGATCAGCGCTTTTATACCAAAGGTGAAAATATTGCGCAACACTGGGGGCTGGAGCCGAGGATGAGTTTCCGCTTTACTGTGGATGATCATTCTTCCCTCAAGGGTGGTTTTACGATGAACAATCAATACATACATCTTGTCACCAGTGCTACTTCCACATTGCCCACAGACCTTTGGGTGCCGAGTACGGATATAGTAAAACCGCAAATAGGCTTTCAGTATTCGCTGGGCTATTTCCGCAATTTCCTGAATGACCTGCTGGAAACTTCAGTAGAGTTGTATTACAAGGATATGCGCAATCAAATAGAATATGGGGAAAGCTATGTGCCTACCTTGAATACAGATATTGAGGATGCATTTGTTTTTGGGCGCGGTTATTCAACAGGGGCGGAGTTTTTTGTGAAAAAGACCCGAGGCGATTTTAATGGTTGGCTGGGCTATACGCTGAGCTGGACCTGGCGTGAATTTCCGGACATCAATGAAGGGGAGCGTTTTCCCGCTACATTTGATAGAAGACATGACCTTTCTGTTGTGGCTTCCTATAAAATCAATGAGAAATGGTCCTTGGGCGCTACATTTGTTTATGGAACCGGGCAGGCCACAACCGTTCCTGTAGGGCGCTATTTTATAGAAGGACAGGTAGTGAATGAATACGGTGATCGCAATGCATATAGGATG harbors:
- a CDS encoding L-histidine N(alpha)-methyltransferase, which codes for MNDELANHFLSSKKTWNTKTETEYIWFDQPYHLYLEHEQAMAYIEMIEKDNFAHSLHDPIVNLIKEQVNNILPNSLIKLEFYDLGPGLPKKSIPIIEGANKRKIPLKYIPVDISKSFLEITANEMKKYGIVSNSINCLFEELPEHILPKNDYDITRIFQIGLTFNNYRPNYILSLLNKLMQVNDFSIIITEFYSKDKLESILTPYKDTYAEKFNWLALNLLGFKKQDFKYETKYRNQRIEMGFRPCKVIKFKHLELTPKNLIVTAISYRYTEYGLTRNIQTHFKHFEMLQKGNLAIYIIKN
- the xerA gene encoding site-specific tyrosine recombinase/integron integrase, which encodes MKKIILSPVKHRGKERVKIEFEKDEEILGKLRKLFNDLRWSRTHRSWHVPYSKDISWQLLRAFKKEAWIDYTQLLKERKTEKSPDKPKELPYLDAGRMEKISAFKAYLRSKRYSENTVKTYTDAVNTFLRFHINKPVEYIDNADFIKFNNEYILKNGYSASYQNQVVNGVKLFFKIVDNKLMDAALIHRPRREKKLPNVLSKEEVKIILEAQGNLKHRAMLSLIYSCGLRRSELLNMKINDIDSKRNIVLIRQSKGKKDRIVPLSLKILHMLREYFKAYKPEKWLFEGQFKGNRYSEKSLENVLKQAVKKAKITKPVTLHWLRHSFATHLLESGTDLRYIQELLGHNSSRTTEIYTHVSTKSLQKIKSPFDDL
- a CDS encoding TonB-dependent receptor yields the protein MNVKNLVITVLPILLVLCSAEWLFAQQKYTISGYVKEAATGESMLAVNVVVKELNQGTTSNEFGFYSLNLPEGNYTLEFSFLGFERTTKQVALKENTRLNVELNDAAIMKDEVVISGERQDKNVESTEISTVELSMKSVKSIPALFGEVDVLKAIQFLPGVQSAGEGSSGFYVRGGGPDQNLILLDQAVVYNTGHLFGFFSVFNSDALKNVKLIKGGMPARYGGRLSSVVDITMKDGNSKEYQVEGGIGVIASRLTVQGPIVKDKASFIVSGRRTYLEAFYPILDKIKGGDFSGNKYFFYDLNAKVNYKVSDKDRFYLSAYFGKDVFNYDSGDGFFDINIPWGNRTATFRWNHLFNSKLFMNLSAIYNDYRFEVSSGFKDVRFDLFSGIRDLSAKMDFDYSPNPNHSVKFGVLYTHHVFTPYSATGFAGEAQFQTDSLSQKYAHEVAAYLEDDISLHSRFKVNIGLRASMFTLVGPLNRTYYNNETGEIIDQRFYTKGENIAQHWGLEPRMSFRFTVDDHSSLKGGFTMNNQYIHLVTSATSTLPTDLWVPSTDIVKPQIGFQYSLGYFRNFLNDLLETSVELYYKDMRNQIEYGESYVPTLNTDIEDAFVFGRGYSTGAEFFVKKTRGDFNGWLGYTLSWTWREFPDINEGERFPATFDRRHDLSVVASYKINEKWSLGATFVYGTGQATTVPVGRYFIEGQVVNEYGDRNAYRMPAYHRADISATYIIPREKYYSDLTISIYNVYSRRNPYFIYYDVEGSIEDQNLEIQAKQVSLFPILPSLTWNFKF